The Catharus ustulatus isolate bCatUst1 chromosome 15, bCatUst1.pri.v2, whole genome shotgun sequence genome has a window encoding:
- the NEURL1B gene encoding E3 ubiquitin-protein ligase NEURL1B produces the protein MGNTVHKTLADTSHQTRSVPSRPYYSLPNNSHERRSVLALAEPPRFHSQAKGKNVRLDAHSRRATRRNSFCNGVTFTNRPIHLYEKVRLKLVAVHHGWSGALRFGFTIHDPSQMSSEEIPKYACPDLVTRPGYWAKALPERFAVRDNILAFWVDRHGRVFYSINDEEPILFHCGIKVSGPLWALIDVYGITHEVQILDSMFAETMSTARLSTARLSTCLPQSNHDSANFNNNELENNQVVAKIANLNLSRVPGLGTDNHIIPCCPSRRQHAQGVPAFLDTDLRFHPTRGPDVTFSQDRMVACTNWQESNRTLVFSDRPLHIGESLFVEVGHLGLPYYGALSFGITSCDPSTLRTNELPADPDFLLDRKEYWVVYRAFPMLNSGDILSFMVLPNGEVHHGVNGASRGMLMCVDTSQSLWVFFTIHGVINQLKILGTVQSSPGTVSPSGSPGGSQYDSDSDMAFSVNRSSSASESSLVTAPSSPLSPPISPVFSPPEPSSSKNGECTVCFDSEVDTVIYTCGHMCLCNTCGLKLKKQLNACCPICRRVIKDVIKIYRP, from the exons ACACGAGCCACCAGACCCGCTCGGTGCCCAGCCGTCCCTACTACAGCCTGCCCAACAACAGCCATGAGAGACGCTCGGTGCTGGCCCTGGCGGAGCCGCCGCGCTTCCACTCGCAGGCCAAGGGCAAGAACGTGCGGCTGGACGCGCACTCGCGCCGCGCCACGCGCAGGAACAGCTTCTGCAACGGCGTCACCTTCACCAACCGGCCCATCCACCTGTACGAGAAGGTGCGCCTCAAGCTGGTGGCCGTGCACCACGGCTGGAGCGGCGCCCTGCGCTTCGGCTTCACCATCCACGACCCCTCGCAGATGAGCTCCGAGGAGATACCAAAGTACGCCTGCCCCGACCTCGTCACCCGCCCCGGCTACTGGGCCAAGGCTCTGCCCGAGAGGTTTGCGGTCAGGGACAATATTTTGGCCTTCTGGGTGGACCGGCACGGCAGAGTGTTCTACAGTATTAATGATGAGGAGCCGATTTTGTTTCACTGTGGTATTAAAGTTTCCGGGCCTCTTTGGGCTCTCATAGACGTCTATGGAATTACCCACGAAGTGCAAATTCTAG ACAGCATGTTTGCAGAGACCATGAGCACAGCCCGGCTCAGCACCGCCCGCCTCAGCACCTGCCTTCCCCAGAGCAACCACGACTCGGCCAACTTCAACAACAACGAGCTGGAGAACAACCAAGTGGTGGCCAAAATTGCAAACCTGAACCTGAGCCGGGTGCCAGGACTTGGGACTGACAACCACATCatcccctgctgccccagccgGCGGCAGCACGCCCAGGGAGTGCCGGCGTTCCTGGACACCGACCTGCGCTTCCACCCCACGCGCGGCCCCGACGTCACCTTCTCCCAGGACAGGATGGTGGCCTGCACCAACTGGCAGGAGAGCAATAGGACTTTGGTGTTCTCTGACCGGCCTTTGCACATCGGGGAGAGCCTCTTTGTGGAAGTGGGACACCTCGGGCTGCCCTACTACGGGGCGCTCTCGTTCGGCATCACCTCTTGTGATCCGAGCACTTTGCGGACAAACGAGCTCCCGGCGGATCCGGATTTTCTCCTGGACCGTAAGGAGTACTGGGTGGTTTATCGAGCCTTCCCCATGCTCAACAGCGGTGACATCCTCAGCTTCATGGTCCTGCCCAACGGAGAGGTGCACCACGGGGTCAACGGGGCCAGCCGGGGCATGCTCATGTGCGTGGACACCTCCCAGTCCCTCTGGGTGTTTTTTACAATCCACGGCGTGATCAACCAGCTCAAAATCCTGG GCACGGTGCAGTCCAGCCCAGGGACGGTGTCTCCCTCAGGATCCCCCGGTGGCTCCCAGTACGACAGCGACTCGGACATGGCCTTCAGCGTCAACAGGTCCTCATCAGCCTCAGAGTCCTCACTGG TgactgcccccagctcccctttgagcccccccatctctcccgTGTTCTCCCCCCCGGAGCCATCGAGCAGCAAGAACGGGGAGTGCACCGTGTGCTTCGACAGCGAGGTGGACACGGTGATCTACACCTGCGGACACATGTGCCTCTGCAACACCTGTGGTCTTAAGCTGAAGAAGCAGCTCAACGCCTGCTGCCCCATCTGCAGAAGGGTCATCAAGGATGTGATTAAAATCTACCGCCCCtag